GAGACAGTGCACCGGTCGCGATTATGACCGAATGGTTACGACAGAGTGAACTGCCTGCTCCTTTCGCATTGGGAGAGGAATGTGAATTACAAGCGCCGAAAGATGGCCGTGTGATTCGCTGTAAAAATCAGGATCTCACTGCCGACGAGTTGTTAAATCATATCCACTCCGGCATGGTTGTGAGCAAATTAGCGTTAACCTGGAATGAAGCCATCCACTTCGTGCTCGATGATCAATTCGCCATAAAACGCCTAAAATTCGATGATAAATTACTGGAACTTGCCAGTGAACGAAATCCAGAGACGGCTGCCGAACAATTCGACATCGAATTTGCTGTAATGGCAACGGAACTCAAACAGTTTCTCGATGACTTATTAAGCGCTTTCGCCGCAACATAAAAAAAACCGGCGCTAGGCGCCGGTTTTTTTAGGACTACTCCTTAAAGGATTACTGAACTTTGCCTGAAACTTCAGGTTCGGTGTGCGATTTACTCCTGCCAAGCACGCGAGCAATATAGGCCATAAGTTGCTCCCAACTGTAATACCCGCAAGGAACAAGTATTAAGGTAACGACCGATGAAAAGGCAACACCAAAAGACAGCGAAATAACCATCGGTTTTAGAAATTCGGCCTGAATACTACGCTCCGCCAAAATCGGCATCAAGCCAACAAAGGTTGTGATGGAGGTAAGCACAATAGGGCGAAAACGATCAACCCCCGCATTCATCACCGCATCCAAGAGAGGCTCGCCGCGTTCTCGCAGCGTGTTGATGCGCTCTAACAACACCAGATTATCGTTAACCACAACGCCCGAACAAGCGAGCAAACCAAACATCGAATAGAAACTGATATCGGCTCCAAATAGCAGGTGCCCGATCACCGCACCCACAAAACCAAACGGTACCGCCAGCATGACCAGGAACGGTTGGAAAAGCGAGCGGAAGGCGATCATAAAAAAGGCTGTAACCAGTAGAAAAACTTTTAGAAAATTAACCCCAAAATTTTCACCAAATTGTGCCTGAGTACGCAAGCCCCCGTCTGTAGACAACGACAACCCGGAATATTTTTCTTTCCAGGCTGTGAGATTACTATCCAGCATTTCATCCACAATTTTGCTGGGGTCGTGCTCATCTTCGACTTCGGCTGTAATTGTAATATTACGGCGGCGATCGACTCGCCTTATGGTGCTCGCGCCGGGTACCAGCTGTACGTCAGCGACTGCACTGATGGGAATCTCGCGACCATCATTGGTACGAATTCGAATTTGCTCCAGGGTATCCAAGGTTTCCCGTTCCGCCTCAAGGTAGCGCAACATCACTTTAACGTCTTCTTTAGCGCGTGGAATACGTTGAATCTCCTCGCCGTAAAAACCCTGGCGCACTTGACGTGCCACCTGGCCGACAGTAATACCGAGATTCTCAGCATTGGGTTTTAACTGCACATCAATTTCAGTGCGCTCCGAATCCAGGTTTGAACGCACATTAAATACCCCGGGATAGCTCGAAAGTGCTGCGACAACATCGTTAACAGCAATTTGTTGTAACTCCTGGCGGTTTTCAAGCATGCTCAGATTTAATGTGATCTCAGGCCCGCCACCGCTCATAGCTCCGCTAAGCGAATAACTTTGTGCCTCGGGAAGCGGCCCGATGAGTTTTCTTAATTTATCAGCAACCTGATCAACAGTAATTGTGCGCACTTCCGGCTCAGTTAGCCCTACAAAAACACTGGTATAAGTATTGTTTAGGCTGCGATTCACCTCGCGGATAAACGGTTGACCATTGTTGAGCTTGAGTAGCTCAGGGTCATCATTTAACGATTCTGCGTATTTTAAAATACGATCAGCAACGCCTTTAGTTCGCTCGAACGCTGTCCCCGGTGCGAAACCAACATTAACGATAATGAAATTATTCGGCACACTCGGGAATGGTCGCATGTTTAACCATCCACTGAACACCACCGTAAGCGCGATGGCAAATACGAAAGCAAAACCCACAAAAGTGCTGGCTTTATGCCTCATAAAGACTTTTAACAATGGCAGATATTTATACTTGGCAATATTCTCCAAACCATCAGAAAACCGATGTCGGATTTTTTCCAATTGTCGAACCAAAGCAAATCGACTGGTTTTCTCAGGCTTCATGTGGCTTAAGTGCGATGGCAATATAAATATTGACTCCACCAGAGAAAAGAGTAAACACAGCATCACGACATAGAAAATCGACTCAGTGTATACCAGCACATCCGAAGGTACGTCGATCATTGGTAGGAAGAACATGATGGTACTGATCACAGCCAGGTTGACCGGTTTCAAAACCGAAATTGTACCGGTAAAAGCCGCCAAACGACCTTTTTCACCGCGCTGCTGGTGTCTGTAAACACTCTCACCAACGATAATTGCATCATCAACAACAATGCCCAGCACCATAATGAAAGCGAACATCGATAACATGTTGATGGAGACATGAAAGTACGGCAACAACCAAATCGCACCGGCAAATGTTGTTGCGATTCCGGCAACCACCCACAGCGCCAACATAGGGCGTAAAAACAACATTAATATAATAAACACCAGCACCAGACCACCCAGTGCATTATCTTTCAACAAATTAAAACGATTATCGAAAATACTTTTGGACTCAAAATTAACTTTAAAAATAACCCCTTCAGGCAATATTTTCTGAAATTCTTCCACATAGGCTTTTGCTGCCGCCGTGCCTTCAAACAGCATGGGGTCGTCACTCATTTTAATTTCGAGATTCAAACCCGGTTTGCCATTCATAATGAAAGAATTTTCGTTCTCGGTAAATCCATCTTTAATTACTGCGATATCACCTAACAAAAGTTGTTTGCCATCGCGTTCACCACGCACCACAATTTCCGCAAAATCGTCATAATCGAACGCTTGCGAGCGGGTTTGAATTTGAATGTCGCCATCTTTTGAGCGAATCATACCTGCGGGAACGTTAATGGAAGACTGTCGAATAGCCGCGGCGACTTCATCGAATGTTAAGTTGTACTGTCGCAATATGTCTTCGGAAAGCTCAATACTTACTTCATCGTCTTTCAAACCGATAATTCGAACTTCTGAGACTCCTTCGAGAAGCGACATTTCATCGCGAATTTGATACCCCAGGCGTTTTAACTCACGAAGTTCAGCATCACCGTATATGGCCGCCCACATTAAAAACTGACGTTGTACTTGCTGACGAATCACAGGCCGCTCGGCAGAGATAGGGAAGGTGTTGATCGAATCAATTCGTCCTTTAATGTCATTTAACAGTTCGCGAACATCATAACCTTCTGTGACATCAACATTAACGGAACCAAAACTTTCCTGCGACTCGGAGGTTATCTGGAAAATACCGGGCAAATCGGAGATCGCTTCTTCAATTCTAACAACAATCTGTTGCTCTACTTCGGCAGGCCCGGCACCCGGATACGCCATATTTATTTCGATAATATTCCCCGTATAAGCGGGAAATGTTTCTTTTTTTACTACACCTGAGCCAACCCATCCGCCAATCAACATTGCTAACATCAATAAATTTGCAGCTATGGGGTTATCGATAAACCAGCGTATGATTCCGTTCATAATTTACTCCTTGTCGCTAAGCACGACTTCTTGAGTGGGCTGCACATCTGCGGCCACTGGCTGGTTTGAACTTTCAGCTAATAAAGGGTCGACGATAGAACCTGCAGGAGTAAGGGATTGTTTTTCCAGGGCTATCAAGGTTTGTTCAGGTATATCCGCTTTAACCCAAACGAAATCGGCAGTGCGACGCAAAACCCTTACCTTTTTTTCTGAAACTTTATTGTCGCTGTCCAGCATCAGTAGTTTGTCACGTTGATAGAGCGCGCCGCGCGGCAGTTTCACCACGTTGTGCATGTGTTTACCTTCAATTTCGGCATCAACAAACAAGCCTGGCAGCAACGGCACGCCCGTAGAAAAAGGCTGCTCCACTTCAACAACAGCTACATACATGCGGCTGTTCGCATCTATATACGCATCGGTGCGGGCCAGCACACCATTCCATTCATACGACTCCCCAGCCACACTGCCGCGTACGGTAACCAGTGATTGACGCTCCAAAGGGCGCGGCGAAAACGGCAAATCGAGTAAAGCGGCTTGAGCTTCGGTAAGCGGTAAACGAATCTCTACTTGAGACGAATCAAACACCGTCGCCAGCTTGGTACCCTCGGTGACGTATTCGCCGAGATCTACAAACGTTTCTTTTATTCGCCCCCCAAATGGCACACTTATGCGAGTACTGTCGAGATCCGCTTGGGCTTTCCCCAAGTCACCGCGCGCTGAATCCAAATTTGCTTTAGCGGCTGCCAACTGGGGTTTGCGTAAGAATAATTCGTTGGCATTTTCATTACCGAGATCCCGCCACTCACGGCGCGCTTGGCGACTTAAGCCCTGTTCTTCAGAAAGACGGTATTGCGCCTCTGCAACACGCGCCTTAGCGTTCAATACCGCAGACAGATAATCGCTTGCATCGATGTTTAATAAAATTTGTGATTCATTAAAAAAAGCACCATCTTCAAATACGGGCTCAACAGATGTTATGCGACCGCTGACCTCAGCAATCACATCGATTTCACGTGTGGGGGTAACCGTGCCCTGCGCAGTAACAGAGAGTTGCACGGTTTGAAATTCTACCGGCGCTACAGCAACTTTGACATTAGCCTTTTCAATGCTGAGGGGCGCTGGTTGCGGCTTGGGTTTTAGCAATACCAGAAGCGTAATTGCGCCAATACCAGCCAATGCGATTAATCCTAAGGGAATTAACTTCTTGTTCATCGTCGAATCCTTTGTGAGCAAAGCGAATGCAAGGCACCTTAGTTTGTTTTGAGATTATAGGTGACAGAGCGAGTGTAATGCTGACTTTGTGAAATTTTGGTTGATTAGCAAACGTGCAATTGCTACAGATAAATTCAAGCTCTCCCCTACTGAAGAACATGAAAATAAAGTGAAGATGACATGTGCGGAGCAGTTAACGTAATCTCGTTATCCACGATGGAGACGGTTAACTCCATAGTACGGGTTATTCCTTCAGAAAATTCCTGCAACGGCCGTGCATCAAACTGTACCACCTTGGCAGGTAGCTCAGAATAATGCTTGCTGTTTTGTTGCCACCAAATATCAGATTTAGTATTAAAACTGTAAATCCAAACTTCCTCTGCACGACGACAGGCTTTTTTTATTTTTTCAAAACTGGGCTCGCCGACTTCTAGCCACTTGGTAATATCACCATGAAGATTTTTTTGCCAGATATCTGGGCATTCTGGGGTAGACAAACCTTTGGTAAATTCGAGCGCTTCGTGTGCGTGAAAGCAGTAAGCGAGCACGCGCGCGAGCATGCGCGAGCTATTTTCGCTGGGATGCAATGCTAGCGTGAGCGGGATAGTGTTGAAGCGACTCTGGTTAAAGTCACTCAGATTGATGGTGAGCTTGTAGATTGTTGCATTTAGAGCCACAAAGATTCCTTGGAAGCGCGGGTTGGTCGTTAAATGTTACTGGATAGAACCAGGGCGGAGAAGTGCCAAGCGGGAATGCGAGCTAGACGTTTTGACGAGCAGCTATATTGAGAAATCTTACTTGCGCGACTCAGCGGGATCAAACCGCATCAGTGGTTCTCACCCAACTAGGCTCCACCAAATACAAAAAAACCGCTCTTTCGTCGACTTAAAGCGCGCTATCAATTTACGTAAGCTTGGCGGTCGCCTTTGGGCGGCACTGTTTTGGTAGAGCCTAGCCTGCGCGGCCCGGCGGGATCAAACCGCATCAGTGGTTCTCACCCAACTAGGCTCCACCAAATACAAAAAAACCGCTCTTTCGTCGACTTAAAGCGCGCTATCAATTTACATAAGCTTGGCGGCCGCCTTTGGGCGGCACTGTTTTGGTGGAGCCTAGCCTGCGCGGCCCGGCGGGATCAAACCGCATCAGTGGTTCTCACCCAACTAGGCTCCACCAAATACAAAAAAACCCCGCTCTTTCGAACGGGGTTTTTTTGTATTTGGTGGAGCCTAGCGGGATCGAACCGCTGACCTCAACACTGCCAGTGTTGCGCTCTCCCAGCTGAGCTAAGGCCCCAAATTCTTTACTAAACTTCCAATCTTCGCAGCAAGCTTTTTATTCCAACCGCTGCCCGGAGCGCCGGCCGCCTCAACACCGTCCAGTGTTGCACTATCTAAACTGAGCTAAGGCCCCGTAATCTGTAACGAGGGGGCGCATTTTATCAGCGTTCTGCGGGGTGTCAACAGGAATATTCACGTTTTGGTAGCGACCTTTGCTGCGGTAAATCCTGCTGTGCGGGAGCACAATAAAACTCAGTAGAACGGCCGGGGTTGGTCGTTTGGATGTTGAATTTATAGGGATGTTGAGAGGTGCTTATGCTTATTGAACATATTGTTTTCGCTCCAAAAGCCGAAAATGCCTTGGTACGCCTTGCTATGGTGATGGAGATTTACGAACACCAGCGCTACCGCGTCTTTCAGGGGGTTGCTGAAACCCTAAAACTGTTGCGAGCCGCCAAACGCAGTGCGGAACCCAAAGTGCGTCAACAATTGGAAATCTTTCGAGACCAGCTGACTCAGGAGCACAAACAGGCGTTTCTCGAAGTGCGCCTGGATTTGTGGGCATTGCCAACGCTTAGTGCAACCAACAACGTTCACAGCTTCGAAAAGCTTATGTTGACGCCCGAGAAGAAGCCAGCAGTACGAATCTACCGGGGCGTCAAAGTCGCTTAGAGGAGTTCAGCCTGCAAGCGGTGCCTCGGTGAGCGCTGCGTATTCTTTCTCGTAGCGCTTAAGCACTTTTTTACCTGCACCACCCAGCAGCTCCACGGCTTCTCGCAGTCTCGCCCGACTCATGTCGGGCCCGAGCAACACCATGGCATCCATCACTGAAAAGCTTGCCGTGGAGCCGGAAATCGCAATAAAGAGTGGTGCCAGAAAATCCTTGAGCTTTATCGCGAGGCCATCCGCCAGGCTCTTAAGTTCTGTAAAAATGGCATCCCGTTCCCAGGTACGGAGGTTTTCAAGCTTCCAAAGTGCAAATTGCAAAACCTTCTTCTGTGTTTCAAGGTCGAGCTTGTTGGCCTCAAACACGTCTGGCGCTATCGCCAGCTTGCCACTTGCCAGAAAGGAAACCAGCGGCAGAAAATCGCTAAGTGTTTCCATGCGTTGCTTTACGTGTGGAATCACCGCCAGAAGGTTTTGCTTATTTAACAGCCAAGTAGCCAGGGTGTCTGCCAGTTGTTCATCGCTGTGGTCTTCCCTGATCCAGAGCCCGTTGAGCCATTTCAATTTGTCGATATCGAAAATCGGACCGCCTAACGACACCCGCGCGATGTCGAACTGTTCGAGCATTTGCTGCAAACTGAATTTTTCACTTTCATCGGGCATCGACCACCCCATGCGACCCAAGTAGTTCACCAGCGCTTCCGGCAAAAATCCGGCACGCTGATAGTACAGAATGCTGGTGGGGTTTTTACGCTTACTCAACTTGGTCTTGTCGGGGTTACGCAATAACGGCAGATGACACAACACAGGTGCCTGCCAGTCAAAATATTGGTATAGGAGAATATGTTTCGGGGCGGAATTGATCCATTCTTCGCCGCGAATCACATGAGTGATCCCCATTAGGTGATCGTCGACCACGTTCGCTAGGTGGTATGTGGGCATTCCATCGGACTTTAAAAGTATTTGCGCATCCACCAGGCTCCAATCCAGCTCCATGGTACCGCGCAGTAGGTCGTTAACCTCACAACTGCCCTCTTCTTCTGGCACCATCATTCTCACCACATAGGGCAAGCCCTGAGATTCCCGCTCAGCTTGTTCTGCATCGCTTAATTTTAAGTCTGACGGTTTGAGTGCTGAATGAATGCCAGCTTCCTTACGGGTGGCTCGCATTGCATCCAATTCTTCGGCTGTGCGATAGCATTTAAACGCGTGCCCAGCATCGAGCAGTTTCTGTACATACTGTGCGTAGATATCTTTGCGTTCACTTTGACGGTATGGCCCATACTCACCGCCAACATCCGGTCCTTCGTCCCAGTCCAAGCCCAACCAGCGCAAGGAATCTAAAATAGCTTGCTCAGATTCGTCGGTAGAGCGTGTTTGATCGGTATCTTCGATACGCAATATAAACTTACCACCATGCTTGCGCGCGAAACACAGGTTGAACAACGCAATATAAGCCGTTCCCACATGAGGGTCGCCTGTCGGCGAGGGTGCGATTCGGGTTCTTACAGACATACACTTCTCTGACACAATGAATTAGGGCTGGCGATTATACCCTCGCGCGCCGTGACAGTAACCCGCTACACGCAGTTAGCTTGCATGGTGTATACAATTTAACCCGTTTCGTGTTGAAACACCCACATCAATAAACTGTCATAATTCCTCGCAAGGCGCGAACACAGATGTATGCTACTTGCAGAATACGACTTTGGCATATAGCCTATTAAGGCGCCAAGGCGCGAATATTCATCGAATAAATATCTGAGTACTTTCTGATAAAATACCATTCCGGTGCCCATTGGGGCTTATACCCTTAGACTATTACACCAGCATCTTCCAACTGGACCCAATCTAATGACTACCGAGCTAACCGAATTATTGTTAAGCCGCCGATCTGTTCCTGCTGCCGAAATGCAAGAGCCGGGCCCCACCAACGAGCAACTCGAAGTCATGTTGCGTTGTGCACACCGGGTTCCAGATCACAAAAAATTGGGGCCTTGGCGATTCATTGTCATCAAGGGAGATGCTCGCAAAACTTATGGCGATCTCCTGGCTAAAATTTTTAAAAAACAAAATGACAATGCCAGTGGCAAACTTGTTGAATTTGAGCGCAATCGCTTTTTGCGAGCTCCTTTGGTAGTTGCAGTAGTATGTTCACCGGTGAACAACGAAAAAGTACCTGACATTGAGCAGATTCTCTCTACAGGTGCGGCCTGCCAGAATCTACTTTTGGCAGCCGCTTCTTTGGGGTTTGGAGCACAGTGGCTAACCGAATGGTATGCCTACGATAAAAAATTCAACAAAAAAATAGGCCTTACCAAAGCCGAGATGATCGCTGGATACATCTACATTGGCTCCAGCAATAAAAAACCTGATGAGCGCCCAAGGCCAGATCTCGATTCCCGCATTCGCACATTGTCAGCGGATTAGTAATATTTGGCATAAAAAATGGCGGAACCCGAAGGTGCCGCCATGTGAAGGAGTAAGATTTGGGGAGTGTAGGGAGTAAATCCATCATCTACACTCCTTTTGAGTAAACCACCATTTGTTAGTTCCGCAGAAATAAAAATAATTTGAAATTTGCGGACATTACAGCTACCACAAAATTCTGAAATAATTCCTTCACAAAACTGCAATATCGAACAAAGTGCCGGCTAAGGCACTAATCACCATAGCGACAGCGCCCCAAAAACTGACTCTAAGTACGCTGGGCACGACGGGGGCACCACCAAGTACCGCAGACACAACTCCAAGTAGCGCTAAAAAAACAATTGCGCAGCACCCTGTGATAGCGATCAACAACGGTAAGGGTGCCAACCAGGCTCCCAGCAACGGCAATACGGCACCAGCCACAAACGCCATTGCCGAAGCGAAAGCGGCTTGCAGCGGGCGAGCCCGGTTGCGGCGGTGAATACCCAACTCATCACGTGCATGCGCTTCCAGTGCATCAAACTCCATCAATTGTGTGGCAACTTGCGTGGCTAAGGATTTTTCCAAACCCCGTTTTTCATAAATTTGCGCCAATTCGCGGCGTTCGAAGTCAATATCACGTCTTAAGTGATACCGTTCTAATTCCAAATCCGCATTTTCGCTGTCAGCTTGTGAACTTACCGAAACGTATTCCCCTGCAGCCATCGACATGGCCCCTGCAACCAAACCTGCAAAACCCGCCAATAATATTTCCAGCTCTGAGGTACCTGCGGCAGCAACCCCGATTATCAAACTCGCGGTTGAAACAATGCCGTCATTTGCACCCAATACCGCAGCGCGTAACCAACCAACGCGATGTGAGTAGTGTTTGTTACCTTTAAGCTTTTTTTTCACAAGCATTCTTTTTATTTTGTGCAGCCGTAGTGAAGATTAGTCTATTTTCCAAGATTAAGGTATTTAGCGAATTAAATTAAAAAATAGCCCAGTATTCCCTGCACAAATACAGGCGAAGCATGTCGGTCTTTTAAACGGAAATAGCAAGTAAACAACACATCTAACACAGCAACGGGAAAATTTTTAACCGCATAGTGCAGCAATGCCAAGCGTGGCTTAACAAAGCCTTTGGTCACTTTGTGGTTTCGGTAAAAGCCCTGAACAGCCTGCCACGCCCTCCTTCGCGCCGCACCATTTGCTATGCGATGCAGATTGAAAATATATACGCTGGTAAACTTGAAATCTCGAGCGAGTATTTCTGCGCAATGTGGACTATTGCGATTGTGATCCAGCGCTATTAGTAATGGCACTACCTGTTCAAAGCGATAAGCGCTATCTTCCAGGCTTACCGGAGAACGCGTCAGCGATGATGTATTGTCTGGGTTATAAAAATAGTCGCAATTTTTGGTAAGGCAGGCTCGTTTAACATATTTAAAATATCGCACGTTAAAACACATATCCTCCCCAAATGAAATGCCTTCAGGAAACTGCACAGCGTTATCATCGATGAGTGACTTGCGATACAGTTTGTTCCAAACCACACCATAGTTTTTGGAAAATTCCAGGGAGTGAATCAATTCGATGGGGTACTCACCCTTCCAAAATATATCCTGCTCACTCACCGCAAATTTCTTATTGCCTTGTTTGTATCCGCAACACACCACGTCTGCATCATATTGTTGTTGGCAGGCCACTAAATTCGCGTACATATGCGGCGAGATTGCATCGTCACTATCTACAAACGCTATAAATTCCCCAGTTGCCCCAAGGATACCCCGGTTACGTACGCGCGATACGCCACCATTCGGCAAACTTACTGTTTTGATGCGTGAATCACGATCAGCGTAAGACTGGCATATGCTCAAGCTCGCGTCAGTAGAACCATCGTCTATAAGCAGGATTTCAAGGCTACGATAGGTTTGCGCAACAAGGCTATCGAGACAGCGCGCAAGATATGCCTGCGCTTCAAAAACGGGAACAACAATTGTGACAAGCGGCGTAACGTTTGAAGGCATAGTTAACTGCTTCTATTGGTTGGGAACTCAAAATGAAAACACACAACCCTTAAATAAAATGTGATACGTATTCCGCCGAAGAAAATCAGTGTACGCCTGAGAACACGCCGCTGCTGGAAATTCCATCAAAGATAAATTGCACAGCCAGAGCAGTTAGCAATACCCCGAAGACACGTGTCACCACATGCATCCCTGTAATACCCAAAATTTTCTGAATTTGAGCAGCGACTAACAACATCAGAAAAGTCACCAGCATGATTGTTGCCAAGGCCAGTAACACGGCGCCCTGCTGCCATGGGTGCCCTTCGGCATTCGCCATGAGCAGAATCGCCGCGCCCATTGAACCTGGCCCTGCAATCAAGGGCGTTGCTAGCGGAAATACCGAAAGATCTTCTCGAGTACTGGCTTCCTGCTTTTCATCGGCGGTTGCAGATGTGCCGCCGGAACTTCGTGCAAACACCATCTCGATACCGATAAGCAGCAATAAAATTCCGCCACCCGCCCGTAACGCGGCAATGGATATACCCAATTGCGACAGTAGCCATTCTCCAGAAAGCGCAAATAGTACAAGAATGGCCGTTGCGATTGAGACGCCTTTCAAGGCAGTGGCTCTTGCCTGTTTAGGTTGATAACGGGCAGTGAGCGCAGCGAACATCGCCGCCACATCCAGGGGGCCAACTGTTGCAAAAAAAGTCGTTACGGCCACCACAAAGTGTTCCATTAATTTGCCTGCACTTTCTGGGCGCGCTGCAATAAGAGGCCCGCCATTAAAACCACCAGACCAAACAGGGTTCCAAGCGAAACCGTTTCTTCAAGTACTTTATGAATGAAAAACAGAGAAATAAAGGGTGAAATAAAAATGAGATTAGAGATGATCGAAACACGCGACACTGTTTTAAGCGCCAATAACCAAAAAATAAATGCTACGCCCATTTCAAATATACCGATATAAATTGCTGTAAATAGTGCCGACGTTTGCAAACGGACTTCACCATCGAAAACCATAAAAACAACAAACGACAGGGGTAACGCGATTAAAAAGTTTTGGAATAGTGCAATAAGTGGTTCGCGTGAATCGCGGGCGCTTAACAACCAATACAATGCCCAAATCACCGTACTTAAAAACGCCAGTAACACGCCCAAACCGGTGACATCCAAACCCGAAGCTGCCCCCGCAAATGAAACAACAACAACCCCTGAATACCCCAAAAACAGCGCAAGACTGTCTCGACGCGTAACACGATGTCCGAGCAAGGGCACAGAAAGTACAGTTAACGAAAGTGCCCAGGTGTAATTAATGGGTTGCGCCACTTGCGCCGGAAGCTGGTTGTAGGCCGCGAACAAAAGCACATAGTAAACCACCGGGTTTAATACGGCCAACATCAAAGTTGTAGGCATGGCCGGCCAGTGGGTTACAGCTTGCTTAAGTTTTTTTTGGGAGAGAAGCGCAATTGCGAAAGTTACCAGTGAAACGCCATTTGCGATCATTAATAACTGGTAAATCGACTGTTGCTGTAATGCCAATTTAAAGGCTGTGGCGACAGTCGACCAACAAAACACCGCCAGCAACGCAAAAACAATGGCTTTTTTGTCGCTGGCGGGCACTTTACTGTTGCGTAACGCTTGGGAAAGGAACGAGCGGCGTGTTGCGACTATACAGTTGCGCGCAACATCCAGGCAGTTTTTTCGTGAATTCGCATACGGTCTGACACCAGCGATGCAGTGGATTCATCAGCTGCATCTTGGGCAAGCACCAGTACTTCGCGACAGGTTTTCACTACCTGTTCGTGACCACCTGTTAGAATTTCCACCATTTGACCCGCCTCAGGAACGCCTTCCACTTCCTTGATAGAAGCAAGCTCAGCAAACGCTTTGTAGGTACCAGGTGCAGGAACATCCAGGGTACGAATTCGCTCAGCGATTTCGTCGACAGCCAGGGCCAACTCGTTGTAATGCTCTTCAAACATCAGGTGTAGTTCCCTGAATTGTGGCCCGGTAACATTCCAGTGGAAATTGTGGGTCTGCAAATACAGGGTGTAGGAATCTGCCAACAGTTTTTTAAGACCCTCAGCAATCGCGATACGGTTTTCGGATGAAATACCAATGTCAATCTGACTCATTTTTAAGCCTCCTTAAAATTTGACTCGACGTGAGTGGAATAGTGATAGGCTAACACGCACTAGAGATTTATTTAATTAATCTATAACAAGGGAGTCGATAGCTTGACTCAATATCACTAGCGGATCGTTGAATTATATCAACCAAGCGATCAATAGCTCGTGAGGCAAACCGCTAACTAAAAGCGGGCAGACTGAGGGTGCCAAAATAGGCACCCTTTGTGTGCGCTTTTTTTAGAATGCAAAGTTTCGGAGCATAACGGCGAAACCACCATCACCATCCATGTCATCTTCCCAGGTCACCAAGAAACGATTATTGTCTGTAAAACCA
The DNA window shown above is from Alteromonadaceae bacterium 2753L.S.0a.02 and carries:
- a CDS encoding glycosyl transferase family 2, with protein sequence MPSNVTPLVTIVVPVFEAQAYLARCLDSLVAQTYRSLEILLIDDGSTDASLSICQSYADRDSRIKTVSLPNGGVSRVRNRGILGATGEFIAFVDSDDAISPHMYANLVACQQQYDADVVCCGYKQGNKKFAVSEQDIFWKGEYPIELIHSLEFSKNYGVVWNKLYRKSLIDDNAVQFPEGISFGEDMCFNVRYFKYVKRACLTKNCDYFYNPDNTSSLTRSPVSLEDSAYRFEQVVPLLIALDHNRNSPHCAEILARDFKFTSVYIFNLHRIANGAARRRAWQAVQGFYRNHKVTKGFVKPRLALLHYAVKNFPVAVLDVLFTCYFRLKDRHASPVFVQGILGYFLI
- a CDS encoding EamA-like transporter family protein — its product is MPASDKKAIVFALLAVFCWSTVATAFKLALQQQSIYQLLMIANGVSLVTFAIALLSQKKLKQAVTHWPAMPTTLMLAVLNPVVYYVLLFAAYNQLPAQVAQPINYTWALSLTVLSVPLLGHRVTRRDSLALFLGYSGVVVVSFAGAASGLDVTGLGVLLAFLSTVIWALYWLLSARDSREPLIALFQNFLIALPLSFVVFMVFDGEVRLQTSALFTAIYIGIFEMGVAFIFWLLALKTVSRVSIISNLIFISPFISLFFIHKVLEETVSLGTLFGLVVLMAGLLLQRAQKVQAN
- a CDS encoding starvation-inducible DNA-binding protein, which translates into the protein MSQIDIGISSENRIAIAEGLKKLLADSYTLYLQTHNFHWNVTGPQFRELHLMFEEHYNELALAVDEIAERIRTLDVPAPGTYKAFAELASIKEVEGVPEAGQMVEILTGGHEQVVKTCREVLVLAQDAADESTASLVSDRMRIHEKTAWMLRATV
- a CDS encoding VIT1/CCC1 family predicted Fe2+/Mn2+ transporter — translated: MLVKKKLKGNKHYSHRVGWLRAAVLGANDGIVSTASLIIGVAAAGTSELEILLAGFAGLVAGAMSMAAGEYVSVSSQADSENADLELERYHLRRDIDFERRELAQIYEKRGLEKSLATQVATQLMEFDALEAHARDELGIHRRNRARPLQAAFASAMAFVAGAVLPLLGAWLAPLPLLIAITGCCAIVFLALLGVVSAVLGGAPVVPSVLRVSFWGAVAMVISALAGTLFDIAVL
- a CDS encoding multiple antibiotic resistance protein, coding for MEHFVVAVTTFFATVGPLDVAAMFAALTARYQPKQARATALKGVSIATAILVLFALSGEWLLSQLGISIAALRAGGGILLLLIGIEMVFARSSGGTSATADEKQEASTREDLSVFPLATPLIAGPGSMGAAILLMANAEGHPWQQGAVLLALATIMLVTFLMLLVAAQIQKILGITGMHVVTRVFGVLLTALAVQFIFDGISSSGVFSGVH